A DNA window from Anaerocolumna sp. AGMB13020 contains the following coding sequences:
- a CDS encoding type 2 lanthipeptide synthetase LanM family protein, which yields MSKKVHDRGQYMRNLEKSSVLYERNYKISHLSVSSESKNYWEKLLGKDTMNHLYKKPGIVNHLNNGEFEISDDIFHPIRRLAFLFESNLYAGENLAFYEEHTDFAYFYQYFLKLAQYYFHLELSADSNSKNRDITRDFLKIIYKKIKAISIRTLINEIHFLKAEGYLKGCNSEEEYEYYQENYLKDINYIYEICENYPVMLRGILETIVSFTDFLTGVLIKLRQDKKELIQHIFYGEPFDRVISFDADIADNHQSSKTVIKFTFDNEKSVIYKPHSLANEIFYQNFVNWISGECSIPEFSRRMLDRGNYGWEEVIRHKGCLNKQEIKNYYTRMGINLFAAYLLKTSDLHYENLIAFGEFPVIIDLETLIGTEREAENTAEGQVRKALSESVLYLGLLPVYHWEAGGKGVDVSGISGGAGQKVPFKIPYITNNKSSDISIEYRYPSTHGAKNLPSLLGSDIKESLFTEDLLRGFWLAYTASLEKKEELKERLKELKQTKSRYLVRDTQHYSSLLTASYHPDFLMDGSDRNMLFYQLYETCPYKVQHRNKIVEAEVRELMKGDIPQFFMEADGKAFIFSDGTRLENFFHKTAYSSLCERIDNLSYSDMEKQEVFIRITMDQNTINMNMRFGTSSFQRQSKQRKELMKETIIDSRLIAQAAEKLGDRLVSQAIFNEAFTEVNWTGIFHTGTGVNNKFFKPLNPYLYDGIAGVAIFMNLLNTIRRKSSYTRLCEIVEQTLFAYTDRNLEARATVNKEKGIGAFTGEASLVYTYQTLYKVTGDLRYLNYAKKQVWILAGLIEKDKDFDLLNGNAGVIIVLCNLYELTQEEEYLATARKAADILRKNAVRMPRGAGILLSTCEVPLGGLSHGNSGICLALALLSKTANTTEYYGFINELLNYEESLYDSERNNWSDLRDGKKKESSVSWCHGSGGILLSRMGLLNTLGNEFSERLTRDIDRALKNISDNPLRASYCLCHGNCGNIHIANSYARYSGNKDILEGYNDCMASLVTGILNDSSDITLSEYYHPGFMTGTAGIGYSLLGYLREEIPNILTLSQ from the coding sequence ATGTCGAAGAAAGTTCATGACAGGGGACAGTATATGAGAAATCTTGAGAAGAGCAGTGTTTTATATGAAAGAAATTATAAGATAAGCCATTTATCCGTAAGCAGTGAGAGTAAAAACTACTGGGAAAAACTACTGGGAAAAGACACCATGAATCATTTATATAAGAAGCCAGGTATTGTTAATCATTTAAATAACGGTGAATTTGAGATCTCTGATGATATATTTCACCCAATCAGGAGGTTAGCATTCCTATTCGAGAGTAATTTATACGCTGGTGAAAACCTTGCTTTCTATGAAGAACATACGGATTTTGCATACTTTTATCAATATTTCCTTAAATTAGCCCAGTACTATTTCCATTTGGAGCTTTCAGCTGATAGCAATAGTAAAAACAGGGATATAACCCGGGATTTTTTAAAGATTATCTATAAAAAAATAAAAGCAATAAGTATTAGAACATTAATTAATGAGATTCATTTTCTGAAAGCAGAGGGATATTTAAAGGGCTGTAATTCAGAGGAGGAATATGAATATTATCAGGAGAATTATCTAAAGGATATAAACTATATCTATGAAATCTGTGAAAACTATCCTGTAATGCTAAGAGGTATTCTGGAAACCATTGTTTCCTTTACAGACTTCCTGACAGGTGTGTTAATTAAGCTTCGGCAGGATAAGAAAGAGCTTATACAGCATATTTTTTACGGAGAGCCATTTGATCGGGTTATATCTTTTGATGCAGATATAGCGGATAATCATCAGAGTTCAAAAACGGTAATAAAGTTTACCTTTGATAATGAAAAAAGTGTAATCTATAAACCTCATTCACTGGCAAACGAAATATTTTATCAGAATTTCGTGAATTGGATATCAGGAGAATGCAGTATACCGGAATTTTCAAGAAGGATGCTGGACAGGGGGAATTACGGCTGGGAAGAAGTAATCCGGCATAAAGGCTGCCTGAATAAGCAGGAAATTAAAAATTACTATACCAGAATGGGAATTAATTTATTTGCAGCTTATCTCTTAAAGACCAGTGACCTGCATTATGAAAATCTGATAGCGTTTGGTGAATTTCCGGTAATTATTGACCTGGAAACCTTAATAGGAACAGAAAGGGAGGCAGAAAATACTGCGGAAGGGCAGGTGAGAAAAGCTTTGAGTGAGTCTGTGTTATACCTTGGTTTATTACCGGTGTATCATTGGGAAGCTGGGGGGAAGGGAGTAGATGTCAGCGGAATCAGTGGAGGTGCAGGTCAGAAAGTACCCTTTAAGATACCTTATATTACAAACAACAAATCCTCTGATATATCCATAGAATATCGATACCCAAGTACTCATGGTGCAAAGAATCTTCCCTCCTTATTGGGAAGTGATATCAAGGAGAGCTTATTTACAGAAGACCTGTTGAGAGGTTTTTGGCTGGCGTACACCGCTTCGCTTGAGAAGAAAGAGGAGCTGAAAGAGCGACTGAAAGAACTGAAACAAACGAAAAGCAGATACTTAGTAAGAGATACCCAGCACTATTCGTCGCTTCTTACGGCATCCTATCATCCTGATTTCCTGATGGATGGCAGCGACAGGAATATGTTGTTCTACCAGCTCTATGAAACCTGTCCTTACAAGGTTCAACATAGAAATAAAATAGTCGAAGCGGAAGTCAGAGAATTAATGAAAGGAGATATACCACAGTTTTTTATGGAAGCTGATGGGAAAGCCTTCATTTTTTCCGACGGAACCAGATTGGAAAACTTCTTTCATAAGACTGCTTACAGCAGTTTGTGTGAACGAATAGATAACTTAAGCTATTCGGACATGGAAAAACAGGAGGTTTTTATACGGATAACCATGGACCAGAATACCATAAATATGAACATGAGGTTTGGCACAAGCAGTTTCCAGAGGCAATCGAAGCAAAGAAAGGAGCTTATGAAAGAAACCATAATTGACAGTAGGCTTATAGCTCAGGCAGCTGAAAAACTAGGTGACCGGTTGGTGTCACAGGCAATTTTTAACGAAGCTTTTACAGAAGTGAACTGGACAGGAATATTCCATACGGGAACTGGGGTAAATAATAAGTTTTTCAAACCGCTGAATCCTTATCTCTATGATGGGATTGCAGGTGTTGCAATTTTTATGAATTTATTAAATACCATTAGAAGAAAGTCTTCGTATACCAGGTTGTGTGAAATAGTAGAGCAAACCCTCTTTGCCTATACGGATAGGAATCTGGAGGCAAGAGCTACAGTGAATAAAGAAAAGGGAATAGGTGCCTTTACAGGGGAAGCCTCTCTTGTCTACACTTATCAGACCTTGTATAAAGTCACAGGAGATTTAAGATATCTGAATTATGCAAAAAAACAGGTTTGGATACTTGCAGGGTTAATTGAGAAGGACAAAGACTTTGATCTTCTCAATGGAAATGCAGGGGTAATCATTGTCCTTTGCAATCTCTATGAATTGACCCAGGAAGAGGAATACCTGGCAACTGCAAGGAAAGCAGCTGATATTCTGAGAAAGAATGCCGTTCGTATGCCCCGCGGAGCTGGTATTCTGCTAAGCACCTGTGAGGTTCCCTTGGGAGGGCTTTCTCACGGTAACAGCGGAATCTGCCTTGCTTTAGCCCTTTTGTCAAAAACAGCCAATACTACGGAATATTATGGCTTTATAAATGAGTTGTTAAACTATGAGGAAAGTTTATACGATTCAGAGCGGAATAACTGGTCGGATTTGCGGGATGGGAAGAAGAAAGAAAGCTCTGTTTCCTGGTGTCATGGGTCAGGGGGGATTCTATTAAGCCGGATGGGACTCCTTAATACCCTGGGTAATGAATTTTCAGAAAGACTTACCAGGGATATCGACAGGGCGTTAAAGAATATTTCTGACAATCCTTTACGAGCCAGCTATTGCTTATGTCATGGCAATTGTGGAAATATCCATATTGCAAATTCCTATGCCAGATATAGCGGAAACAAAGACATCCTGGAAGGTTATAACGATTGTATGGCAAGCCTGGTAACAGGAATATTAAATGACAGTTCTGACATTACCTTATCCGAATACTACCATCCCGGTTTTATGACTGGAACAGCAGGCATTGGTTACAGTCTGCTTGGTTATTTAAGGGAGGAGATACCAAATATATTAACACTTTCCCAATAA
- a CDS encoding sensor histidine kinase translates to MLIFQIVEFLHCFFRIDLCLCLLSCLFECKGNHKRQMLLRIALSLPLAVISFLNSQVVTYSNILIFVIILYLSVMTYFLYYEKFMVRFLVINLYIILSVFGELLFTFLISLLEDNIDLGYLISTLNSRERFLYTIVLLGIWAVLYQILKRAFKGKITYIYKYKRLLLAFVIGGGSATVYFQRIYLQNITGDMMLQWTCFLIWCILCVTVAIVYIIYRDNLERANLAEVYKQMTAQNYSNLSTLYKKNSSIYHDLKNHMNILHQYLMNNDSRQALAYIESIVEPIRLLDSTVKTENQILDIILNYKLTEATKYDIQVETDIEKIGKVQIRDDDLCSIVSNIFDNAIEACYLVKKSQKWINVVMKKKNNMLIVKVSNSLAHKPKVLNDSIVTSKEDKNLHGLGLWSIKTIVNQYEGLLDYNYDDNLFEIIVTLNC, encoded by the coding sequence ATGCTGATATTCCAGATAGTTGAATTCTTACATTGCTTTTTCCGAATTGATTTATGCCTCTGTCTTTTAAGCTGTTTATTTGAGTGTAAAGGAAATCACAAAAGACAGATGCTGTTAAGAATAGCTCTGTCACTACCCCTTGCTGTTATCAGCTTCCTGAACAGCCAGGTAGTGACCTATTCAAACATACTAATTTTTGTAATTATTCTTTACTTATCTGTCATGACCTATTTTCTTTATTATGAAAAATTTATGGTGAGATTTTTGGTAATAAATCTGTATATTATTTTGAGTGTGTTTGGCGAGCTTTTATTTACTTTTCTTATTAGCCTGCTGGAAGATAATATTGATCTGGGTTACCTTATATCAACACTGAACAGCAGGGAAAGATTTCTCTATACAATCGTATTATTAGGGATTTGGGCTGTCCTTTATCAAATTTTAAAGAGGGCTTTCAAAGGAAAGATTACTTATATATATAAATATAAAAGATTATTGCTTGCTTTTGTAATTGGCGGAGGCAGTGCCACGGTTTATTTCCAGAGAATTTATCTCCAGAACATAACCGGAGATATGATGTTACAGTGGACATGTTTTCTGATATGGTGCATCTTGTGCGTAACGGTTGCAATTGTCTATATCATTTACAGGGATAATCTGGAACGGGCTAACCTTGCAGAAGTCTATAAGCAGATGACAGCACAGAACTACAGTAATTTATCAACATTATACAAAAAAAATTCCAGTATATATCATGATCTAAAGAACCATATGAATATATTGCATCAGTACTTAATGAACAATGATTCCAGACAGGCCCTTGCCTATATAGAATCCATCGTGGAACCAATACGTTTACTGGATAGTACCGTTAAAACGGAGAATCAGATCCTGGATATCATACTAAATTATAAACTTACAGAAGCCACAAAATATGACATCCAGGTGGAAACTGATATTGAGAAGATAGGCAAGGTTCAAATCAGAGATGATGATTTATGCTCTATTGTATCCAACATATTTGACAATGCCATTGAGGCCTGTTATCTGGTAAAGAAATCTCAGAAGTGGATCAATGTGGTTATGAAGAAGAAAAACAATATGTTAATTGTAAAAGTAAGTAACAGCTTGGCCCATAAACCGAAGGTCTTAAATGATTCCATTGTTACATCAAAGGAAGATAAGAATTTACATGGGTTAGGGCTCTGGAGTATAAAAACCATAGTAAATCAATATGAAGGTCTGCTGGACTATAATTATGATGACAATCTGTTTGAAATCATTGTAACGTTAAACTGCTGA
- a CDS encoding LytR/AlgR family response regulator transcription factor, translating into MIKIAIVDDMRANIDNIALEVNKFFRNKSIPFRVSCYENPKNFIYDMEEHQYFDICFLDIEMPNINGMELAKVINRTMKESYVVFITSHMEYAIDGYELNISRYIPKSLINKKLPIALKDLTAEICNREKESYIIKTNSRFEKIFYKDIYYIFKEGKNSIFVTASGESRERKSISDVYNDLNSEEFLIIDRGFIVNAPHIMKIHNNLVILRNGINLSVSRSHMNEVKKKIIQFWRVNV; encoded by the coding sequence ATGATAAAAATTGCTATTGTTGATGACATGAGGGCGAATATCGACAATATCGCACTGGAAGTGAATAAATTCTTCAGAAATAAAAGCATTCCTTTTCGTGTGAGCTGTTATGAAAACCCTAAGAACTTTATTTATGATATGGAAGAGCATCAATATTTTGACATCTGTTTCTTAGATATAGAGATGCCGAATATAAATGGTATGGAATTAGCCAAAGTAATTAACCGGACAATGAAAGAAAGCTATGTGGTTTTTATAACTTCCCACATGGAGTATGCAATTGACGGTTATGAGCTTAATATCAGCCGTTACATACCAAAATCGCTTATCAATAAAAAACTGCCCATTGCTTTGAAGGATTTAACGGCAGAGATTTGTAACAGGGAAAAAGAAAGCTATATCATTAAGACAAACTCCAGATTTGAAAAAATTTTTTATAAAGACATTTACTATATTTTTAAAGAAGGAAAAAATTCTATATTTGTAACGGCATCCGGTGAAAGCAGAGAAAGAAAAAGTATATCCGATGTATATAATGACTTAAATTCTGAAGAATTTTTAATTATTGACCGGGGATTTATTGTGAATGCCCCTCATATTATGAAAATCCATAACAATCTTGTTATATTGCGTAACGGTATTAATCTGTCTGTTAGTAGATCCCATATGAATGAAGTAAAAAAGAAAATAATTCAATTTTGGAGGGTTAATGTTTGA
- a CDS encoding MBL fold metallo-hydrolase — MESSCKVNTIRCKWANYINYTYIISKAGTKECLIVDPAWEIKKIIAYLEINDLNVKAILLTHSHYDHTNLVGALVSAFNAEVYISGIEAKHYRYSCKNLRHVEHLELLPLAFFKVRVLLTPGHTLGSACYWISDNLFTGDTLFYEGCGLCDTSKAASDMYDSLQFLKDTVSKDTIIYPGHCYGVYPGQPFELILEDNIYFNIKDRSKFIDFRMNVAKKNLFAFK, encoded by the coding sequence ATGGAAAGCAGCTGCAAAGTGAATACCATAAGGTGTAAATGGGCTAATTACATAAACTATACCTATATCATAAGCAAAGCTGGAACAAAGGAGTGCCTTATTGTTGATCCGGCGTGGGAGATAAAGAAGATTATCGCCTATTTAGAAATAAATGATCTTAATGTCAAGGCAATATTACTGACACATTCCCATTATGACCATACCAATTTAGTAGGTGCATTGGTAAGTGCCTTTAATGCAGAGGTTTATATATCAGGAATTGAAGCGAAGCATTACAGGTACAGCTGTAAGAATCTTCGCCACGTCGAGCATCTGGAACTATTGCCATTAGCTTTTTTTAAGGTGAGGGTTTTATTAACACCTGGACATACGCTGGGAAGTGCCTGCTATTGGATCTCTGATAACCTGTTTACGGGAGACACCTTATTTTATGAAGGCTGCGGGCTTTGTGATACCAGTAAGGCTGCCTCTGATATGTATGACAGTTTGCAGTTTTTAAAGGATACAGTCAGTAAGGATACGATCATATATCCGGGGCATTGTTACGGCGTCTATCCCGGACAGCCCTTTGAGCTGATTTTAGAGGACAATATCTATTTTAATATAAAGGACAGAAGCAAGTTTATTGATTTCCGGATGAATGTGGCTAAAAAGAATTTATTTGCTTTTAAATAA
- the loaP gene encoding antiterminator LoaP: MSWYALFVRTGKEDEVCENLKKLYEFFSPKDTYEVIVPKRGLYEYHEGKRAYVLRILFPSYVLIGTDQIVKLYEIMKNHKSSHIIRMLKNDSYFQEIDRKEIGLIIDLINQEGVIGISDVLVEEEKVNIIDGPLIHYKGIIKKINKRKGRAKIQVDFLNKQCFVDIAVRCLERHGEERIKNQISFC, translated from the coding sequence ATGAGCTGGTATGCGCTGTTTGTAAGGACAGGGAAAGAGGATGAGGTTTGTGAAAATCTGAAAAAGCTTTATGAATTTTTCAGCCCGAAGGATACCTATGAAGTGATTGTCCCGAAAAGAGGCCTGTATGAATATCATGAAGGTAAGAGAGCTTATGTTCTCAGAATACTTTTCCCCAGTTATGTGCTGATTGGTACAGATCAGATTGTAAAACTTTATGAAATCATGAAGAATCATAAAAGCTCCCATATTATCAGGATGCTAAAAAATGATAGCTATTTTCAGGAAATTGATAGGAAAGAGATTGGTCTTATCATTGATTTGATTAATCAGGAAGGCGTTATCGGAATATCCGATGTCTTGGTGGAGGAGGAAAAAGTAAACATCATAGACGGGCCATTAATTCATTATAAAGGGATAATTAAGAAAATCAATAAAAGAAAAGGACGTGCTAAAATACAAGTGGATTTCCTGAATAAACAGTGCTTTGTTGATATCGCTGTTCGCTGTCTTGAGAGACACGGGGAAGAAAGGATAAAAAATCAAATTAGCTTTTGTTAA
- a CDS encoding family 43 glycosylhydrolase, whose protein sequence is MSALINGALWMDREGNPIHAHGGCIIFYGGYYYWYGEDRRENYYVSCYRSKNLADWEFRNHILTTESRTEAYRVRTKIQLQNEDSKKVNLERPKVLYNEMTKKFVLWAHFENGKDYHDAAVGIATCDTPEGDFIYHGHFNPYGYMSRDCTLFKEDNGKAYFISAARDNADLHVYRLTDDYMNVECLVHRLWQGEYREAPAVVKLQEKYYMISSFCTGWAPNQGKYAVADSMEGNWSSLKEIGDETTFGSQAAFILKVNGQALYYGDRWGGNGEKYFTSGYVIYPLAEVDGKLEMSYCENIDISAYT, encoded by the coding sequence ATGAGTGCATTAATAAACGGTGCGCTGTGGATGGACAGGGAAGGAAACCCGATTCACGCCCACGGTGGCTGTATCATTTTTTATGGCGGTTATTATTACTGGTATGGCGAAGATCGACGGGAAAACTATTATGTCAGCTGCTATCGTTCAAAGAATCTTGCAGACTGGGAATTCCGTAACCATATCCTGACCACCGAATCCAGAACAGAGGCTTATCGTGTCAGAACCAAAATTCAGCTGCAGAATGAGGACAGCAAAAAGGTGAATCTGGAGCGTCCCAAGGTACTTTATAATGAAATGACAAAAAAATTCGTTCTTTGGGCTCACTTTGAAAACGGAAAGGATTATCATGATGCGGCGGTTGGGATTGCTACCTGTGATACGCCGGAGGGAGATTTTATTTATCATGGTCATTTCAATCCATATGGATATATGTCCAGAGACTGCACCCTTTTTAAAGAGGATAACGGTAAGGCTTACTTTATCTCGGCAGCCAGAGACAATGCGGATCTCCATGTATACCGGCTTACCGATGATTATATGAATGTGGAATGTCTGGTGCATAGATTGTGGCAGGGAGAGTACCGTGAGGCTCCGGCAGTCGTAAAACTTCAGGAGAAATATTATATGATTTCTTCCTTTTGTACCGGCTGGGCGCCAAACCAGGGTAAATATGCAGTGGCGGACTCGATGGAAGGTAATTGGAGCAGTCTGAAAGAGATTGGTGATGAAACTACTTTTGGCAGTCAGGCAGCTTTTATCCTGAAGGTGAACGGTCAGGCCCTGTATTATGGAGACCGGTGGGGTGGGAATGGTGAAAAGTACTTTACCTCCGGTTATGTAATCTATCCGCTGGCAGAAGTAGATGGAAAGCTAGAAATGAGTTATTGTGAAAATATTGATATATCTGCATATACTTGA
- a CDS encoding beta-galactosidase has translation MQKIKIESGRFRNGITLIAREEESSTLKIAANGADIALPELINCQERYVSFYLEACEEHSVVLALRVYVKGDEKTPAFDVQFGILPGVRTPICIDRNWMDGHVLFPESNAGQLKQVCHGRRVVPDEIEKIELETLPVFHDITLRISDMTLTEDYPASHVLPEGKLIDELGQNKQKFWKSKVKGLDELKDILQKQIAESSGNYPAKDWSEYGGWKQKKLGEATGFFTKYKAGGRWFLADPMGNAFFSMGTDCVGLGADCRVDGVEKWLNWLPAAEDPEYHKMFKKIRKEKAKEASRREGLLFSYSQANLYRALGKNWYPEWQKLITDQLRQYGMNTLGNWSDEVLFGTTDMPYVTSLPEFPDTSARIFRDFPDVLSEEYAREAKRCAQALEKRKNDPLMIGYFLRNEPNWAFVDQLVLADEVLYNTEKTVCKEELIRFLKEKYGEISELNKAYHCELKEFNDFYHSRERVSHWSEDAAKDMREFSLRMLRAYVEIPCQECRKVDPNHMILGMRWAWVSDPELVTGWENFDVFSINCYAVDPTENIQNIVNLGVELPVMIGEFHFGALDAGPTATGLEGVASQRDRGTAYRYYCERVAAHPYGVGCHYFQCYDQFSLGRFDGENYNIGLFDICSQPYQELLEGVKECSSSIYLVKDGQQSPTKEKGVSIPMIAF, from the coding sequence ATGCAGAAGATCAAGATAGAGAGCGGTAGATTTCGTAATGGAATTACCTTAATAGCAAGAGAAGAAGAGAGCTCCACCCTAAAAATAGCAGCAAATGGTGCAGATATAGCCCTTCCTGAACTGATTAACTGTCAGGAAAGGTATGTGTCTTTTTACTTGGAGGCCTGTGAAGAACATAGTGTGGTGCTGGCTCTGCGGGTCTATGTGAAGGGGGATGAAAAAACGCCGGCCTTTGATGTGCAGTTTGGTATACTTCCGGGGGTACGTACACCAATTTGCATCGACAGGAACTGGATGGATGGCCATGTACTGTTTCCGGAGTCCAATGCAGGGCAGCTAAAGCAAGTCTGCCATGGCAGAAGAGTGGTACCGGATGAAATAGAAAAAATTGAGCTGGAGACACTTCCGGTCTTTCATGATATAACACTTAGGATATCCGACATGACTCTTACAGAAGATTATCCCGCCTCTCATGTACTTCCGGAGGGAAAGCTCATTGATGAACTCGGTCAGAATAAGCAGAAATTCTGGAAGTCCAAAGTAAAGGGGCTTGACGAACTAAAAGATATCCTTCAAAAGCAGATAGCAGAAAGCAGTGGGAATTATCCTGCCAAAGACTGGTCAGAATATGGAGGTTGGAAGCAGAAAAAGCTGGGAGAAGCAACGGGTTTCTTTACGAAATACAAAGCAGGTGGAAGGTGGTTTCTGGCAGATCCGATGGGAAATGCATTTTTCAGCATGGGGACAGACTGCGTAGGCCTTGGGGCTGACTGTCGTGTGGATGGTGTAGAGAAATGGCTTAACTGGCTTCCGGCAGCAGAAGATCCGGAATATCATAAAATGTTTAAAAAGATAAGGAAAGAAAAAGCAAAAGAAGCATCCAGAAGAGAGGGGCTGTTATTCTCCTACAGCCAGGCAAATCTGTACCGGGCTTTAGGTAAGAATTGGTATCCTGAATGGCAGAAGCTGATCACAGATCAGCTGCGTCAATATGGTATGAATACCTTGGGCAACTGGAGTGATGAAGTACTGTTTGGAACTACCGATATGCCTTATGTGACGTCTCTGCCAGAATTTCCGGATACCAGTGCCAGGATATTCAGAGATTTTCCGGATGTGCTAAGTGAAGAATATGCCAGAGAAGCGAAAAGATGTGCACAGGCTCTGGAAAAACGAAAGAATGATCCCCTCATGATAGGGTATTTCCTGAGAAATGAACCGAATTGGGCCTTTGTAGACCAGCTGGTATTAGCGGATGAGGTACTTTATAATACGGAAAAGACAGTATGTAAGGAGGAGCTGATTCGTTTTCTGAAAGAAAAATACGGTGAGATTTCGGAACTGAATAAAGCTTATCACTGTGAACTGAAAGAGTTTAATGATTTTTATCATTCCAGGGAGAGGGTTTCCCATTGGTCCGAGGATGCGGCGAAGGATATGAGAGAATTTTCTCTTAGAATGCTGCGGGCTTATGTAGAAATCCCCTGTCAGGAGTGCAGGAAAGTTGATCCCAATCACATGATTCTTGGTATGCGCTGGGCCTGGGTGTCCGATCCGGAGCTGGTAACAGGATGGGAGAATTTCGATGTCTTTTCCATCAACTGCTATGCTGTGGATCCAACAGAAAATATTCAAAATATTGTGAACCTTGGAGTGGAGCTGCCAGTAATGATCGGAGAATTCCATTTTGGTGCGCTGGATGCAGGTCCGACTGCCACCGGTCTGGAAGGCGTTGCAAGCCAGAGAGACAGAGGGACGGCTTATCGGTACTATTGTGAGCGGGTGGCAGCCCATCCCTATGGAGTTGGTTGCCATTATTTCCAGTGTTACGACCAGTTTTCCCTGGGGCGTTTTGACGGAGAAAATTATAATATTGGTCTCTTTGATATCTGTTCCCAGCCCTATCAAGAGCTATTGGAAGGTGTGAAGGAGTGCAGCAGTAGCATTTATCTGGTGAAAGACGGACAGCAGAGTCCCACGAAAGAAAAAGGGGTGTCAATACCTATGATAGCCTTTTAA
- a CDS encoding response regulator transcription factor: protein MMVLIVDDEPYMIEYIKKLVDWESYGFTQVLTAKGGSMARNLLQEHHPQLLITDIKMPKISGLDLSRIIKENRYPTKVMIISGYSEFEYAQQAVRYGVSEYLVKPVIKKDFEESLARVLEKSFNKETDRQGSAREMQCDQRDVITCVKKYIEENYGKNLSLEALGEIVHLHPAYLSKIFKETTEENLSNFITEVRMQKAAQLLEQTELRIHEIMEQVGYQKSQYFSKLFKARYAVTPKEYRKWKQ, encoded by the coding sequence ATGATGGTATTAATCGTAGATGACGAACCCTATATGATCGAGTATATCAAAAAGCTGGTAGACTGGGAAAGTTATGGCTTTACACAGGTACTGACGGCAAAAGGCGGTTCCATGGCCAGGAATCTTCTGCAGGAACACCATCCGCAGCTTCTGATAACGGACATCAAAATGCCTAAGATTTCAGGGTTGGATCTGTCAAGAATTATCAAGGAAAATCGCTATCCGACGAAGGTTATGATAATATCCGGATACAGTGAATTTGAGTATGCTCAGCAGGCAGTACGTTATGGGGTATCAGAATATCTGGTAAAACCTGTGATAAAGAAGGATTTTGAAGAATCTTTGGCAAGGGTACTGGAGAAAAGCTTTAACAAGGAGACGGATAGGCAGGGCAGCGCCAGAGAAATGCAATGTGACCAGCGAGATGTTATCACCTGTGTAAAGAAATACATCGAGGAGAATTATGGGAAAAATCTGTCCCTGGAGGCTTTGGGAGAGATTGTACATCTTCATCCTGCTTATCTATCAAAAATTTTTAAAGAAACCACCGAGGAGAATCTGTCAAACTTTATTACGGAGGTCAGGATGCAGAAGGCGGCACAGCTTCTGGAGCAGACAGAACTTCGAATTCACGAGATCATGGAGCAGGTGGGCTATCAGAAAAGCCAGTATTTTTCGAAACTTTTCAAAGCCAGATATGCAGTGACCCCAAAGGAATATAGAAAATGGAAGCAGTAG